One window of Diabrotica undecimpunctata isolate CICGRU chromosome 8, icDiaUnde3, whole genome shotgun sequence genomic DNA carries:
- the LOC140448927 gene encoding protein FAM200A-like: MHLTSLKQDMVIRFPDTSHSNQWMINPFTCDLNTVKMKLKENEQLIDLLSDETHRSIFKTTDLSKFWIMMEKEYPLLYKTSLLKLLPFASTYLCETALSTLTAIKTKYHSRLNVEPDLRVSPSDNISPRINILTASVQAQGSH, from the coding sequence ATGCATCTTACAAGCCTTAAGCAAGACATGGTAATACGATTCCCAGATACGTCACACAGCAACCAATGGATGATTAATCCATTCACTTGTGATCTTAACACTGTAAAGATGAAGTTAAAAGAAAATGAGCAGCTGATCGATTTATTGTCCGATGAAACCCATCGATCTATTTTCAAAACCACGGATCTATCCAAGTTCTGGATAATGATGGAAAAGGAATATCCACTGTTATACAAAACATCTCTGCTGAAATTGCTGCCATTTGCATCTACATACTTGTGCGAGACAGCTTTATCCACATTGActgctataaaaacaaaatatcactCCAGACTTAACGTAGAACCTGATTTGAGGGTGTCTCCTTCTGATAATATATCACCAAGAATTAATATACTGACTGCAAGTGTGCAAGCACAAGGTTCACATTAG
- the LOC140448928 gene encoding zinc finger BED domain-containing protein 5-like, with product MFSIMQGVAYGNVLKTIPLLSDTVHRRVNLLADNIKIQLIDLVKGSPYYAIQLDESTNVAELLILEGRTTGYAVNKVLQQVVTMINFIKAHALNSPLFKIMCRREFGSEYENLLLHKEVRWLSRGKILQRVFDLR from the coding sequence ATGTTTTCGATCATGCAAGGAGTGGCGTATGGCAATGTACTGAAAACAATTCCACTATTAAGTGACACTGTTCATCGTCGTGTCAATCTACTTGCTGATAATATCAAAATACAACTTATAGATCTCGTAAAAGGGAGTCCCTATTATGCTATTCAGCTGGATGAAAGCACTAATGTAGCTGAACTTCTGATATTAGAAGGAAGAACAACCGGTTATGCTGTAAATAAAGTGTTGCAACAAGTCGTAAcaatgataaattttattaaagctcACGCATTGAACAGTCCCCTTTTCAAAATAATGTGTCGCCGCGAATTCGGATCAGAATACGAAAATCTATTGTTACATAAGGAGGTCAGGTGGTTATCGCGAGGAAAAATACTCCAACGTGTATTTGATCTCAGATGA
- the LOC140448929 gene encoding uncharacterized protein — MESAQDLKRLRVKRGGLKARLTNFQTYVNKCMSQIDSFDDRDLKNRIVHIESLLAEYSVMQVDIECLVEEENWQNEYKTRETFENDFYSILAQAQALIKENSTDNASSIENSNNNKFDFSEVKLPAINLPTFSGESGDWLQFRDSFDSLINNNSSISNVQRFHYLKRSLQGEAFEIIANMQVTHDNFPIAWDLLCDQYTDKRALLHVHTKALFDIHPIKRESSKGLSHLVDHVKMHLRSLRSLGQPTESWDTLIIYLVYTKLDPITIREWESKDSMNDSPNLEVFLSFLKQKSKMLKKMEDKHTEANSTQNIRAQPSKSPTVSSNRLNSHVQRSFHTSNHTCSSCNAPNHKIYTCTKFLKLSVPERIDLVKRSNLCINCLNRGHQLNSCNFGHCKKCTVKHHSLLHNTKPSTSETHAQQSLFTFSLSSKQVLLSTVLLEVVDTKGNRHDCRALLDPGSQSNFISSNLCHKLGLPRKPTNITISGAFKVESTIQSICEIQIFSKNTPFTAPLVCLVAPEICDVVPEAPIDPMCLSIPSCHKLADPDFHIPKQIDLLIGADLFWETLCIGQIRLKPSGPFLHKTKFGWIVSGPLTKPLLSDKSSSSQRHSQNLSIQTQLSRFWEIEECAELIQSPEEKSCEHMFTSTHYRDNEGRFGVSIPLKEPVSRLGDSKSIALQRFYSLERKLQRNVQFRDLYISFMREYQDLGHMSQVETSNHTTQFFLPHHGVLKEDSLTTKLRVVFDGSCSSSSGWSLNDIQMVGPTIQNDLFHILLRFRQHTYVVSADICKMYQQVSIHPSQRNLQQILWREKPSDPLLEFQLNTVTYGTSSASYLAIRSIFQLALENMSASPASSKVIQNDFYVDDLLTGSDSLTELSNICKEVSSILKQGCFELRKWISNEPQALMHIADSNVQLNTLNLGSKENAKTLGIFWSSSSDVLTYNSEVLVDSSCKTITKRLILSSVSQIFDPLGLLSPCVIIAKILLQKLWMERLSWDESVPAYIHTIWVNLRDELNNINNFTIPRHVRCINPVLTELHTFCDASEKAYGACAYIRTIDLQGNIHVHLLCAKSKVSPIKALTIPRLELCGALIAAKLSHHIQRALTVSFSSIFHWTDSTIVLGWINLSSSSLKTFVANRISEIQSKTLCTNWYHVNSSSNPADLLSRGATPTSLMSSTLWWHGPDWLSLSSVKWPIASAFEKTSQVLQMTTRVSSIIDIERFSKFSRLHRSMAFCLRFIHNLKPGNDKFHGPLRSVELSNALNILSKIIQAEHFSSEINLLSKSCKIRKGSIKFLSPFLDDNGILRVGGRLKHSPWSFEKRHPILLPKDSHFTKLLFIHEHRRLLHLGPNHLLSSIRDKFWPISGRNIARKTVHNCITCFKAKPSFQTPTMGDLPKERVTQTFPFHSTGVDYAGPFLLKDRKGRGCKTFKAWVCLFICLTTKAIHLEIATSLTSEAFIACLKRFIARRGRPLQLFSDNGTNFIGAKSELDEISSFLTNNKTELASFCANDKIAWKFIPANSPHFGGIWEQE, encoded by the coding sequence atggaatCAGCACAAGATTTAAAAAGACTTCGTGTTAAGCGAGGTGGTTTGAAAGCTCGTTTAACAAATTTTCAGACATATGTAAATAAATGCATGTCTCAAATTGATTCATTTGACGATAGGGACTTAAAAAACAGAATTGTACATATTGAAAGTCTACTAGCTGAATATTCAGTTATGCAGGTAGATATTGAATGCTTGGTAGAGGAAGAAAACTGGCAAAACGAATATAAAACACGCGAAACCTTTGAAAATGATTTTTATTCGATACTTGCACAAGCGCAAGCCCTGATTAAGGAAAATAGCACAGATAATGCAAGTTCCATTGAGAAttcaaataacaataaattcgaTTTTTCAGAAGTAAAGTTGCCAGCCATCAATTTGCCAACATTTTCAGGCGAATCAGGTGATTGGCTACAATTTAGAGATTCATTTGACAGTTTGATAAATAACAATAGTTCAATTAGTAATGTACAGCGGTTTCATTATTTAAAGAGATCTTTACAGGGCGAAGCATTCGAAATTATTGCAAACATGCAGGTCACACATGATAATTTTCCAATAGCTTGGGATTTATTGTGTGACCAATATACAGATAAAAGGGCATTGTTACATGTACATACCAAGGCGTTATTCGACATTCATCCAATAAAAAGGGAATCTTCAAAAGGTTTAAGCCACTTGGTAGATCACGTAAAAATGCACTTAAGATCTTTAAGGTCATTAGGACAGCCTACAGAGTCATGGGATACTCTAATTATATATTTAGTGTATACCAAGCTCGATCCAATTACAATTAGAGAATGGGAATCTAAAGATTCAATGAACGATTCACCCAATTTAgaagtttttctttcatttttaaagCAAAAGTCAAAAATGCTCAAAAAAATGGAGGACAAACATACAGAGGCGAATTCAACCCAAAACATAAGGGCACAGCCATCCAAATCACCAACAGTATCTAGTAATAGATTAAATTCTCATGTTCAGAGAAGTTTTCATACTTCAAACCATACCTGTTCATCATGCAATGCTCCAAATCACAAAATTTATACATGTACAAAATTTCTAAAGTTGTCTGTTCCTGAACGAATCGATTTAGTAAAAAGGTCCAATTTGTGCATTAACTGTCTAAATCGTGGGCATCAATTAAACAGTTGCAATTTTGGTCATTGCAAAAAATGCACTGTGAAGCATCATTCTCTGTTGCATAATACAAAACCTTCTACATCTGAGACACATGCACAACAGTCTCTCTTCACATTCAGTTTAAGTTCGAAACAAGTACTTTTATCTACTGTTTTATTAGAGGTTGTTGATACAAAGGGAAATCGTCATGACTGCAGAGCACTTTTAGATCCAGGGAGCCAGTCGAACTTTATTAGTTCAAATTTATGTCATAAACTTGGATTACCAAGAAAGCCTACAAATATTACAATTTCAGGGGCATTTAAGGTGGAATCTACAATTCAATCCATTTGTGAAATCCAGATTTTCTCTAAAAACACTCCATTTACAGCTCCTCTAGTCTGTTTAGTAGCTCCAGAAATATGCGATGTCGTACCTGAAGCTCCTATTGACCCGATGTGTCTTTCGATACCTTCATGTCATAAATTAGCAGATCCTGATTTTCATATTCCCAAACAAATTGATCTTCTCATAGGTGCTGATTTGTTTTGGGAAACATTATGCATAGGACAAATTCGTCTTAAACCTTCAGGTCCATTTCTTCATAAAACTAAGTTCGGTTGGATAGTGAGTGGGCCACTTACAAAACCTCTTCTTTCAGACAAATCAAGCTCTTCTCAAAGGCATTCCCAAAACTTAAGCATACAAACTCAGCTTTCTCGCTTTTGGGAAATAGAGGAGTGTGCTGAGTTAATTCAGTCTCCAGAAGAAAAATCTTGTGAGCATATGTTTACTTCAACTCATTACAGAGACAATGAAGGTCGTTTCGGGGTCTCAATACCTTTGAAGGAACCTGTTTCTAGACTAGGTGACTCAAAATCTATTGCTCTTCAACGGTTTTATAGTCTAGAACGTAAACTTCAGCGGAATGTACAATTTCGAGATCTATACATTTCATTTATGCGAGAGTATCAAGACTTAGGACACATGTCCCAGGTAGAAACGTCGAATCACACAACACAGTTCTTCTTGCCACATCATGGAGTACTAAAGGAAGATTCACTTACAACCAAACTACGAGTTGTGTTCGATGGTTCTTGTTCCTCATCTTCAGGCTGGTCATTAAACGACATTCAAATGGTAGGACCAACCATTCAAAATGATCTCTTTCACATTTTACTTCGCTTCCGGCAACATACATATGTCGTTTCAGCTGATATATGTAAAATGTATCAGCAAGTTTCAATTCATCCTTCACAAAGAAATCTTCAGCAGATCTTGTGGAGAGAAAAGCCTTCAGATCCTCTTttggaatttcaattaaataccGTTACATACGGCACCTCTTCCGCGTCATATCTAGCCATAAGATCTATTTTTCAGCTTGCTTTAGAAAATATGAGTGCATCTCCAGCTTCTTCCAAGGTCATCCAAAACGACTTCTACGTAGACGATCTACTTACAGGCTCTGATTCATTAACAGAGCTGTCCAATATTTGCAAGGAAGTATCTTCAATCCTCAAACAAGGTTGTTTCGAACTGCGGAAGTGGATCTCTAACGAACCTCAAGCTCTTATGCATATTGCGGATTCCAATGTGCAACTTAACACATTGAACTTAGGTTCCAAGGAAAATGCGAAAACTTTAGGCATATTTTGGTCATCTTCGTCTGATGTCCTAACTTACAATTCAGAGGTTTTAGTGGACAGCTCCTGTAAAACTATTACAAAACGTCTAATTCTATCCAGTGTCTCTCAGATTTTTGATCCATTGGGCTTACTAAGTCCTTGCGTTATCATAGCAAAAATTCTTCTTCAGAAACTCTGGATGGAACGTTTATCTTGGGATGAGTCTGTCCCAGCATACATTCATACAATATGGGTAAATCTACGCGATGagcttaataatattaataatttcacaatTCCTAGACATGTAAGATGCATCAACCCTGTCCTTACTGAACTCCACACCTTTTGTGATGCAAGTGAGAAGGCCTATGGTGCCTGCGCATACATTCGAACAATTGACCTTCAAGGCAACATTCATGTTCATCTGCTTTGTGCCAAATCTAAGGTGAGTCCAATCAAGGCTCTTACAATTCCTCGATTGGAGTTATGCGGTGCTCTTATAGCCGCCAAATTGTCTCATCATATTCAAAGGGCTCTCACAGTATCGTTTAGCAGCATATTTCATTGGACAGATTCCACAATAGTCTTGGGTTGGATAAACTTGTCATCTTCTTCACTAAAAACATTTGTTGCAAACAGGATATCTGAAATTCAGAGCAAGACTTTATGTACAAATTGGTACCATGTGAATTCGTCTTCGAACCCAGCCGATCTATTGTCGCGTGGTGCCACTCCGACTTCACTAATGTCATCTACCTTATGGTGGCATGGTCCAGACTGGCTTTCACTTTCATCGGTGAAATGGCCCATTGCTTCAGCTTTCGAAAAAACCTCCCAAGTGCTACAAATGACGACAAGAGTTTCTTCAATAATAGACATTGAGcgattttcaaaattttcaagaCTTCATCGCTCTATGGCATTTTGCTTACGTTTCATTCATAACCTTAAACCAGGTAACGATAAGTTCCATGGGCCATTGCGCAGTGTAGAACTTTCAAATGCATTAAACATTCTTTCAAAGATAATTCAAGCTGAGCATTTCAGCTCAGAAATAAACTTGTTGAGTAAATCCTGCAAAATAAGAAAAGGTTCTATTAAGTTTCTTTCCCCATTTTTGGATGACAATGGTATCTTGCGAGTTGGAGGTAGACTCAAACATTCCCCATGGTCATTTGAAAAACGCCATCCTATTCTACTTCCCAAGGATTCTCATTTCACTAAATTACTTTTTATACATGAACATAGGAGGCTTCTTCATTTAGGTCCCAACCATCTACTTTCATCTATCAGGGACAAGTTTTGGCCAATTTCAGGCCGCAATATTGCTCGAAAAACAGTACATAATTGCATAACATGTTTCAAGGCAAAACCTTCTTTTCAAACCCCTACAATGGGTGATCTGCCCAAGGAACGGGTTACTCAAACGTTTCCTTTTCATTCAACCGGTGTAGACTACGCTGGGCCCTTTTTACTAAAGGATAGAAAGGGTCGCGGGTGCAAAACGTTTAAGGCTTGGGTTTGCCTCTTTATATGTCTTACAACCAAGGCTATACATCTTGAAATAGCTACAAGTCTTACTTCCGAAGCATTCATTGCCTGCCTCAAACGCTTTATAGCTAGAAGAGGGCGGcctttacaattattttcagatAATGGCACTAATTTTATAGGAGCCAAGAGTGAGTTAGATGAAATTtcaagttttttaactaataacAAAACTGAACTAGCCTCATTTTGTGCAAATGATAAAATAGCCTGGAAATTTATTCCAGCAAATTCTCCACATTTCGGGGGAATTTGGGAACAGGAATAA